Genomic segment of Salvia hispanica cultivar TCC Black 2014 chromosome 2, UniMelb_Shisp_WGS_1.0, whole genome shotgun sequence:
TAATAAAACAAGATAGTCTATGCTTTAACAAtgttaaaatgaaatagtatgAGATGTGTATTTATGAGTACAAGGAGCTAATGATTGGCAAAAATGCTAAAATTGGTAACAATATTCATAATACCTAATCAAGCTGATTCCATTCAAGAATGACAAGGGTTGTGCTTGTTGGGGACATGAACCAACATGATCAAGAATCTATGTGGTACATTAGATGGCACAATGtgaatgagagaaaaaaactaGTATAAATAAGCACATTGCACTACTTACCCATTATAAATCAAGTGGCAGTAATAaactactagtactagttAGCTAGTAAAATATCTTCTCAAAGCCTAGAAAGGAAATATAGGCAATTGTAGTGGAAACCAAAAGTCACCTAGCAAAAAGATACAGTATATATTTGCATCAAAAGTAAAACCATATAAACAAACATAATCAGAAATCAGAATCTCAAGTGCACTTGGTGTATTCACCTCACCTTATTCAATCTTTATATTTCCTAAGATTAAAGAGCTGCATTCTAATTAAGTAAGCCAATAGgcactatatatattatgattgATGGGACTTTTGATTAGACTAGGTTTAAAGAGACTATTCACATGCACATATTAAAATACACGCATTAAGTAGAAGCAAGATAGGAATGAAAAGATGCAGAAACACATTGATCTATTCGAATTCAGCTAGCAAAGCTTCAGATTAATTATGCCCTTGAATTGTTTTTCCAgttcaatttcaattctaGTGAGCTTGAGCAAATACATTGTCCATGTATATTCTCTGAAAGAGAAGTAAAGTATATAAAGGCACCATATATTAGTCAATAATACAGTGGTTAAAATATCAAGAGGAAGGTATTCCAAACATAACCTACTTGAGCAGCTTGGATATGACCACTAAAAagcttaattaaaatatagtaaaaaacaaacaaacctAACCTGTGAGTGGTGCAGTACTGATCGGAGAGGAATAGATAATGAGGGCAATATCCAAATCGCATTTCTTCGCTTGGAGAAGGTAACCTGTCGTGAGCTTTTGTCTTGGATTTTCTCGATCTTGAGTTTCCTCCTCCCCATTATTACTTAATTCCCAACTTAAACTCAAATTAGGGCTGAAAATGAAGTAGAAGTGAAGTGGAATCTGGCTATTCACATAATACTACGTTTTTTTGtgatatggagtactactagCATTCAAGATCACGATGGGACAAAACGAACCTTCAATGCTAAATCATAATATgaaatgcatttaattttatttttattgaatcaatTTGGATGAGTAATTaaaagtttcaaaaatatccAAAACACAAAGTGACAAAGCATTGATTTTCCGGATAAGTTTTGATTGAGAGAGGGGTTTGGTCGCATAGTGACAAAACAACACCGTTTTCTAGGGATAAGTTTTCACCGAGTTGCGTCATTCAAATACGAAGATGAGTGAGTAATCACAAATCAGTCTTAATAATCATATCAACTCTCTTGCTTTCTTTTTATACTTGTGCAATATTATTactaaatgtttcattttgcTACTATTTTAGAATATGTCATTACATGTTATGtttttagtatttatattctattaagttattttattcacattaaattaattatagtagtaaaattaatacttcgttcaattgagattaaatatttcactttgaacttaatatgagttttaataaatataaaataaactgtggatgaaatgaatttaatggaaaattatagttttatgtactaaattaatattataaaatgtgaatgaaatgagttagataaaatgtataatactaaaagtaaatgagacattaaatatgaaactaAAATTCGTTTAGGTTTTCTACCTATATTACTTAAAACTCGTGGTAATTAGCCAATACAAATGTGGCTGTCTGTTAATAGCATATgaatgaagtattatttttacatacATTACTTAAAACTTGTGGCAATCAGCCAATTACAAATGTGGCTGTTAATAGCAGAGGAatgaagtattatttaaatgacaattcacttcattcaatattattcattcattttattttatattaatacagaaaataaatatttcgaAATTGAATTATGCAACACTTGAGTTGCTGCACCACTTGTGAAGAATATCAAACGCTATTATGGCGCTAATTATTGAagcaataattttttttattgaagcAATTATTACCGATAACATATATTCTTCTTACTGGAGAATAAAAGTATACTCCACCGTTGATACTTTTGGTAGTAGTATGACATCTATTTAAATGTAACGTGGGCTAAATTCTAACGCGGTAGTATATGTCTTGGGCTGCCACTCTTTTTCAGCCCAATTAGTTTAAGATacaaataaatccaaaggTCACTGCTACTACTATGTTTCTATCActctttttaaattattagtgTCAAATTTTTCATAgctcaaagtgtataaagttatttttaaggcattttgtttctcaattttaaataagagTTAATTTAAAAGTGTATTATAGTAAGCTGAATTCACATGTCTCATTCTAACTAACAAAAGAagtcccatataatttgtatcGATCTTCCCTTAATATTTATATGAGGCATGCACatatatgataattaaaatttaaaagtcaCACAAGACTGGAAACCATCACCAAGATGGCTATATGTCATCTAAGTCGTCGACCAATAAATTTGATTCTTCTAATCTCCGGCGTTCTTTAACTTGAGAAATATAGCTCGAAGCTTTTCTATCGACACATTgatctccgccgccgccgtcggGGCCATGAACGTAGCCATCACCGGACTTCCCAACGTCACAACGCAACGACGTCGTCTTTACCAACACCGCAGTAGCCGGCCTCGGCTTCACCGTGGCAGCTGCCGGAGCCTTTGGAGTTCGATAAAATGACATAATCAGCTTGCTTTTCATTGATTCCATtgtattttttcactttagtTTTGAGATGGCATTTATTTGAGCCTTACATAGCCCTATATATACCAATAATAACCCCAAGAGAACATATACCGTTAGCCccatatttctatttttaattgatttatactaatattcttTGTAGTTAGGAATGGATCTTATCTTGTAGTTGGACGGCGTGgtccaattatttttatagctGGCTGATGAATATAATTGGCTTTGCTCAAGcataattaatttggatataTTCTTTCTTAGTTggacataattaaatttgattttattgctttttaAGATATGGATCGTGTGATATAGTAGTAAATTATAGAGTAGGAGATAAGCTGGAATAATTGCCAATGGGTAATTGCAAattaatattcttaattttaatttcttacataattttttgcaATTGGGATGCATCCGTACACCAACGACGTCGTTTAGTGAGAAAGCAAGCGCTTTAATTTTAAGTCGTCGTCTTCATTATGGGTCAACACTAATATTGCCTAAGAAAATTAAGAGatcaaataatgaaaacaagAGCCTTAATTTTCACTCTTCAGTTAAATTTCGCTTTCGAGTAATTTAAATTGGATTTGTGAAAGTTGAATTGATGATGCCCTCCCACAAAGGAAATTGTACACCCACCAAATTCACACTAGcatttactagtattaattttatttacacttACTTATGAACGTTTTATAGAGCTTTGAGTGATTTAGGTGGACCCTAAGTTAGGTCAAATATAAATGGAGGGAAGTATTGAATGTTTGAGTTAAGTAttagtacattattaaatGTGTTAGTTATAGTTAATTACGTGGTCAATGCCATGTAGTATGTACGTCATTAATTGTACTTAGCTTAGCTACcgacaaataaattaaagtactgtattaattttggtaacttaaaaatcatttttttagaattttcttgaattactaaaaaattaaattattaatgacGTTATAATATTACATCAAATAGAGTTCATATGACGTAAGGATTTCTTTACATAGAGCCATAAATAGATATAGaagaatactccctccatcccactttAGCAGTTCcggtttactatttttggataTCACACTTTAGGAGTTTcgtttgaaatattttataattggtaataggccccatattccactcacctttttccatcacattttattataaaattaatatataaaagtaggacccacattccactatcttttttcaccaactttcctttatttttttaaaactcgtgccgaactcaaccgggactcctaaagtgggacggagagggagggagtataaaaaagaTTGTTAGATTGGGCCTTAGTGGATTAGTGATGAGCTATGATTAGTTAAAGTTGTGACCCTAATTTAAAAGGACAAAAATGGGCTTTCATTTGCAATCATTAGTTCGGCCTAACTTATTgagattttctttttgaagcggctttcaattaaatttaagtaattaaatcttgaaattcAATTACCATAAGGAATTTAGATTCGTTTAGTACGTTTTGGTATCAATCAATTTATTGGAAAAGCGATGTTTTTTATGATCAAATTGGTCTATATTAAGTTATTAACTatgttgaaaaatattagtataatatttcagATTTTCAGAATGAGAACaactaatcaaattaaaaaaataaacactgCAATTAATGGCGCCATGGTCGCCTATAATGAAGAAGAAGTTTAGAATGACAACGGGAAATACTGTTATTTTGGTAATTTgttaaattaacatttttataaattatacttttaCCCTTGTTAAAGGTTAAAAATCATCCTCTctccattaattattttttaattgataaattaacataaatttttaaaaccgcATTACAGTAAACTTAAAAATCTGATAAATTCGTGATCTTTTGTCTCATTCACTAACCAGTATTTTACTCATAAGAGGCTAATAGATTGACATATAATAGTACATAATGACTCTCTTTCgatctcattaaaaatgaaacgttttcctttttgaattgtcccacaaaaaataaaatattttttaaaataaaaataacattatttctattatttcatctttattactttactttctctttattaatttataaaataatattacataaaatctacgttaaaaagtaaatattttattttcaatggAACATTCATATATATCCTTGATATGAGTAGTGGATGAAGCAtgcaacaaataaaaagaagttaAAAGGTAGTTTAATgagcttatattaaataaaaaaccgACGAAACAAAATAGTGAGGAGTAAAATTGATACACATATCGACAACAGATGCAGAAATGAATAGAGAGTAAATAGGAATTGCAACAATGGAGCTAGTGATCCCAGGTGAAAGTCCGAGTAGTTGATGACTGGTGGTGGTGCGTTGAAGGGCAGTAGTGGAGCTGCTGGtgaggcggaggaggaggagccgCCGGAGTTTCAACTTCAACTGACAGAAGAGAGAGAGCAGGATCACACGCATACTTATACCCATCATCTGTTTGATGAAATGCCGATGAGTTCATTCTCTCACTCTCACCACCACTATAGTAGTAGTTGTTGTGATTCTGCAAAATCTGACTGCTTGAATTACTATTATTGTAGAGCATGTTCTcctggtgatgatgatgatggagcCCAAGCCCAAGCCCCGCCCACGACGAATGAGGCGTGGTGAACGAAACAAGCGTCCCTCCTCCTTGTAGCAACGCGGATGAGTGATGATCCGGTGGCGGCTGAGGCTTCCTCCGCCTCCTGTTGTGCCCATCCAGCCGCTTCCTGCAGCTCCTTTTCCCCTCGTCGAACTCCACCAGCGAGTGGAACCTATCATAAGTTCAGTACATAGTTACAAAATCTGCACAACATCTTAACTCGGTTATATCAAGTCCAGCAAACCAAACGAGCCATACCTGCTGCATTGCTGGCAGAAGCGTTGCTCCCGGCCAGCAATGGTGACCTTAGGGGTTTTCGAGTGAGCCTCGCACACTTTGTGGCGGCGGTGATAGTCTCTACATAGCCTTAAATCAGCATCACAGCCATCTACTAAGCATTGAGCTGCTGCCACTGTCTGGGGGGCCTTTGCTCTTTTACATGATGATGctgatgaggatgaggattCCATTTCCATATTTCACTCAATTCATGCACCTGCACTTACACATTCTTCATCTCTTTATCTATCCATATACTATATCAAATTAACACCCATTCCTATCATATAGTACTAGCAAAACATGATAAAAACACCTATTTTAAACCATTAAATTTAGGTCAGATAACTCCAGGATAAGAGAGTAATAATCTACCCTAACAAACAGACCTTAAACAGCAAGATCTACATGAGCCACTAATTGTGAAGCATAAATATCAGAAAATTGGAGTGTTCATGGTCAAGTCAAGTCAACTATTACTTCAGCTAGCAACCACAAAAATTAAGATCCACTAAAAATTGCTTACCTACTaccaaagaaaaaggaagcagaaataggaaaaatgagatttttattccatcactactaaaaatagacACTCATTCTTAATTTATCCTCCTCAAGATACAAACAAGTCTTGAAAAGCAATTTAGCAGCAGTGTACAAAATTagtagaagagagagagagatgtacCTCAAAAAGAAGGAGAAGCCAAGTAGAAAGTGAAAATAGGAAGATGAATAATGCAGATAAATGGAGatcttgaaaaaaataatcaaaagagTTTCAAAGAAGCTTGGAAGTAGTAAACTGGGATTCACTTCTCAGCCATTCATTCTCTGACAACAACTCCATTATGGCTGGAACTGGCAACTGGCAAAAGCTTAGCTAGATTGAATACAACTTGTATGTGTGTGcaaatatgagagagagagagagagagagagagagagagagaggagttGCAGCAGTGGCAATTGAGTGTAGGTAGGTGGATGGGTTGTAAATTGCAATAAAGGATTTGAATTATTGAAAGCAGCAGTTTCTTTGAATAAGCTTTGATAGTAATTTATATACCAATATCATACTCCAATTCCAATAAGGAAAGGtggtatttttggttttatattGCTCAACAAAATTACCTTCCTTTTCAGGCTAATAagcatttaaaaaatgattataaaaaCTGGGATATTCTTTGGGAAGAGGAGATGCCCTTATTTTAAATGAGTGGCATAGAAAGGGACAGAGTGTGTATAGCTTTCCGccatgtttatttattttattaatttaggaatCACAAAGTACATTAAAAGAGTTCAATACTTCTTGTGACTCACTTGTCACTTTCTTTGCCTATTATTCTGCTGCTACATCATTTTGTTCCTTGACCcctctcaaaaaaaaaatttcctctCAACTTAACTATTTCCACTACTTCATTAGTGAGaaagtaaattatttaaatgtaGTATAGTATTACTCAAGTTCCAAGTAAAAGCAAGAgttgagatttaaaaaaagaagtgagAAATGGCTTTTCAAGTTCCGAGCGCATAACCAAAGAGAGACAGAATTATAATTCATCTCACAAAATTAGACAGTGGATTCTTATTGGAACAACCAAAACATTGGGGTTTGTCCTTTTTTTAGTTGCTATTTTCACAAGTTCAAAAATAGCataacaacaaattaattgtagaatatttcattttaaaacgTGTTGAACCTGCTGCAATACCACCAATCACGTGTGCCCTGCCCTGCTGCATCCCACATCTgttaatttatgtaaataaatcaatttttatccTTAAATATACTTACTTCCATCCTCGACGACCAGAATCAAATATCGATTGCTGAGAGATTGAGACTGTGGATAccaaattttaatagtattaaaagtTATTTTGAGGGTAACACTTCCACagatgattattttaaaaattactttcaTGGCTTTGTAAAAGGTGTAAAATAGTAACTGCAAAATGCAAATAGATCTTGTCCCTGACTCCCTTCTGCCCCTCCTGTGTTTTCTTGCTATGTTTTTGCcatattccttttttatttatttaatctctATTTAGGACTTTTCTTTCCAAACCGTCTCTTTGTGGACTCAATCgctaaatactactcctagtagTATTTCTGACATTATTATTTTGCAGTTttggaatattttaaaaatatttagtgtttattttttataaccaAACTCCTATATTCTTGAAGAAATTgcatgcatgtggactcagtTTAAGGTTACTGTCGGCACACCTTTGCAGACtgtttaaaatgaaatggctactaattagtaatttatactACTTGTTTTGCTTCCAATGTTTAAGGCCGCCAACGGTATACAAGGTTTGCAGTTTTGTTCTATATTGtaaataatcacaatttaGATTTGAAAGTGACAAGTGAAAAAATCTAAAACCATGGGAAATGCTACGCAATGGATGACATCAATACACTTAAgtcataattcaattcaaatactccatatcaCAATATGTTGAAAAGTCTCCAcattgaaaattattatagGACCACTTCAGGGACCACCTTCGATATAGTCTAggaataaaaatttgaacattTAACATTATCCATCTTAATCTAAGATTAATTTTccaattattaattcattcaaatatataattagtagGTCGGGACCGCTCTCTGAAGTTTATGAAATTCAAGCACCACAAAGCTGTTGTAATCTCTAACCGCCACCGTTAATTAATCtagttattactataaatagaaatCGGCTATGATATCAGATTCAGGATATGGAATCTTATCACAAATCATGTGTAGTGGAAGTGTtaacaacaaacaaacaaacaaaatagatttatttttggtcTATGATTAAACAGACAGTTAATTAACTGGTGATCTATTCTCTTACAGCCCACGAACCAAGATTACAGTTTAGGCCCATGTTAAATAATTCGGCCCagatttcactatttttttaatgtaaaaatgaGAGATGAGAAGATAAATGAGAAACATAAAGCTGATAATCTTGGGCATtgctaaaaaatgaaagatgtTCAAATTCTGATTCGTCTcgcatttttcaaattttgaaaaataaatctttCAATAAGTCATGacatatgaatattttacACTATCCCATCCTTTCATTTTCCGACAAATTAAACGCATATTTAGCACCCAATCTAAAATACATTAGACAAAACGTCATTTTAATTCAGATGTTGTCGTTTAAtgtagaaatgaaaaatgggaaGATAAAGGAGAAACACAAAGCTAATTTGCACAAATCTCGGTTATTACAAATGATTAACATTAGTATATAACTTTgcttatcataaaaaaaaaataaaaaacatatagtctatgtataataaattaaaatagtagtgGAGAGTTAGAAGGAAGTGTAGATTTGCATCTGAGCTAGAATGTTGTCGAAATTGTCGGTGGATTTTTGAATGGGGTGAGAGTGCATCCCTTCATAGGTTGTGACAACCACCCCTTCATCTTTACACAGCCTCTGAATTTGCTTTTTTACATTGCAACCTTCATGCGTGCACCGGTAGTAACTTCTgcaacaatttaatttattttctcttaatttacttcaCAAACACACagtaattaatcaataatgaGCGCCCTATATATCATGTAACATTCAACTAggattaattactactacgaAACAAGATATAAATAAGAGTATATACACACAAAGACACGTTAAAGTCATATCACCCTTAAATACAGAATGTAGAACCAAAAAATGgatcattataaaaaaacagatAAGGTCATTTTTAGATCGTTCAGTTCATCAGTCTATCCAAAATTTCGATAATAAactaaatgaagtaaaaatgaCCTTAAGAGTTCTCTTATAACAATTtactaggagtagtattattttggttTGGCGTTCTGCGTTTAAAATTGGTTATGTATTGATTATTTAGCTGTATATATGTTATACATGTATGAATTGAGCAAGGTACCTTGGAAATGTGTTGTTCTTGACAGCCTTCTGACCATATTTCCTCCATCTATAACCATCATCTAGTATATCCACTTGACTTCTTGTCTGAAAAGCAAACCTAGGCTTCTTCGACTTCTTGTCTCCCTTATTGTTGTCCTTTTCCGGTACCAACCCCATCATCATGCCATCTTGATCTTCATGTTTCATCTTGCCTAAATCATGTGGAGGTGGAGCTAATAAGGGTGAAGACTCCAATACTACTCTTTGATACCTCCGAATCTGATCCAGCTCCATGTACAACAACCAGATTTAGATagaaaatatgagagagagagagagagagagaggaacaGAGAGAGATTTTGTAgtagtagaagaagaagaatgtgtGATTGGTGTTTTTtgatagaaattaattaaagggAGCCAAGATGAATTCAAGGCGAAAGGCGGCTATAATTTAATTCGTTCCCACAGTCGTAAACGACACGCAAAGTCTAAAAAagagattaattaataaaaatggtgGGTATTTTACCACTAATTTTTATCTAATCGGATTTTGTGTTTGGGCTACAATTGGATTATTTATATACCAACGGATATGTATGTATTTCAtcatcaacttttctttttctcgtgtcatttgttaattattttccaTACTCTAAATTGAAGATACTAGTAAGACTAAGACTAGTCGCCATGCATATTCTGTTAATAAGGTTATTCGATATCTTTTAGTCTTTGGACGACTGTGGCCtctctttattattattacttgtTCCATCCGCTATTAAATTCaatacggattttaagaaatataatagaaaattgatagaaaatgatactatcatttttatatagtgtattaattttataatataatatgagtGATATAtcatgaattagtggaatattaTGGGATCTACTGATATACGAATcgaaatgaattagtgaatCGGAATTTCTAGTGATAGACGAACTGAAATGACAAATCTGGACTTCTAACTGCAAACGGAGAGAATATTACTAAATGTTAGAAATATTAACCCATGAAATTTACAAAAGTATAGAAGCATgcttacatatatattttaggGATATAAATACGTCcttctttaaaaaaatccaactaattaaaatgatatcGTTCATGATAACAGGTCTAGCCACATGTTTTGATATAAGTAGCTTGATGGTTGATTAACTGTAATTTTGATGACTTTcgatgatttttattttatcgcAATCTTTTGAAAGATTATGTTGTATTGCCTGTCGTAGTCATTTTGTTCTTTTACGAAAGGACATTTTTCCCTTTTAGAGTAtctccaatggcggacgtcgcgCCGTAGTGGCGACGAAGGGCGGACACGCCCATCCCATATGCCCGTCGGATGGgctcggacgtccgacccaCGGGCGGacggacgtccgccactgtggcgacAGTCGCACGTCCCGCTCGGACGTCcgagttttaaattttgttaaaaaaaaaaactctataaatagggctcgtCGAatttttaattccgtaaattttaatttcaattgtgaatttaattttattgcgggaagtcctaaTGGGAAGTTCTAGTGATGTAGCGGTGGAATGGGAAGTTctagtgatgacgtggcagaagGTTTTTATAAGAAATTCTAGTGGAAAGGGCGTCACCGGAGACGCTCTTACTTTTAATATATCGTCTATGAACTTAAACATATGTTAAGAAATTTCCATTGAACCTTCTTTcttagtactattataaacGCACCACATATTCTTTTTGCTAAACATAATCTTCTTTAGATATTGGATGGTACTTTTACCTCTTATATATGCACACATGCATTGTTTGTGGAATAATATACTATAAGCTGGTCAAAGCACGTGTTTTAAAggttcaaataaatttaatttattgatcgTGGTTTGGTTGTTATAGAAATTAACaatgataaaatgtgaatttatAGAGCTTGGTTACGAATTTGTGATGATTGATTTGATgcattgatatttgattttttggtgGTGCAATTTGTTAAgataattgcaaaattaaGATACCAACGTGAGTCACACGCCCCACGCACGTGTTCAGCGGCAAACatgattttccttttatttttaataggatGAATTTCCCATTGATTTCTGCTTTGAAGTTTGAACCATGTTTCCTTTCAATTATtccaaatattgaatttttgataagtcaattgcaaatttgcaactTATGTTGAATGTGGAATGGAAAATAGATAAGCGGTGTTAATTTGGCCGAGCTTATAAACAGTTTAATTGAGAGGTATTATACACTCTACAAAGTTGTTTTTGACTacacaatttataattttatggtttgctgaaacattttataagcTTCAATATGTATGAAGAGATGAGCtagctattattatttataccATCCTATAAAAAGATGGGtgtgtaaattttaattttaaaatggtCACAGATATATGGTAGAATAAGGCTCATCCTGAGTATATAAGTACGTATAGGTGGTGGACTGTGGACATACTACACTTAGGTCCATCCCctgattaatatttaaattctactATCacagtagtagtattagttgCTAGTtcgaaaatgatttttaataatatttcgCCCACAGTTTAGGCTGGCTTCGACTTAGCAATGAATACGACTATTATAACTCTATAATTAAGTTTAGTTATTGTGACCAGGTACTTAATTGATTGCATGCAATTGGATGGTCAAACGAAACCACCTGCTATAGTCtatcaaatactactaatataattatgggATATTAacatctaatatcatgaaatttataaaaaaaaaaatagatttttccacaaattttgaaaatggcaAATAATACCATGAACTTTACCCtaagtttgttatttcccatcaaagaaaaaatttcggcaaataatatcatgatacagattttttttcgtaatttctctgCAACAACTTCGcgagcttcaagtttttcaatttttgagtatagtttttcttgaatcaCACcttccaaaattgttcttcaatctattaatatagctggaattttttcattgatgagaaataacaaactcgggtaagagcatccacaatggtaaATAGGTCAGTCATAGACTAGCCTATTtctcctcctgccacatcatccaACACTAAAattcctcctgccacatcatcaggacaagcaactggacaagcaataggctagccacatcatcaaaactattaaaaaaaaacaactaaatttacggAAGTAAACACAAAATGTGGAATTAAACATACGACACACATatgggaaaattcattaatttcattaaaataaaaaaaaatttacattaataaaaaaaataccataataaaaaaaatacataaaaccaaaaaaaactatcgccgtgcaatcctccgagcccacaactcttcaattaaatccttttggagttgtaTATgtgcatccacttggcgcatgtcggcatgtgCCTGGAGGCGGTCGGcttcatcgtgaggtaccccCCTTCGTACGTTGGGggtggccacgccgtggcttggaccggcttcatcgtcattggcccaattaATCAGTTTTacaccttcatcttcgactatcatgttgtgcatgataatacatGCGTACATTATAGAAGCAATGCagccgacatcccacaaacgcgttggacccttaattgccgcccatcgagcctggagcacaccaaatgcgcgcccacgtccttgcgcgccgactcctgtcgttccgcaaagtaggccttcctgtCCTCATTTGcgcatctgatcgtcttcacaaagacgggccacctagggtatatcttatccgccaagtagtagcccatatc
This window contains:
- the LOC125204459 gene encoding squamosa promoter-binding-like protein 16; the encoded protein is MEMESSSSSASSCKRAKAPQTVAAAQCLVDGCDADLRLCRDYHRRHKVCEAHSKTPKVTIAGREQRFCQQCSRFHSLVEFDEGKRSCRKRLDGHNRRRRKPQPPPDHHSSALLQGGGTLVSFTTPHSSWAGLGLGLHHHHHQENMLYNNSNSSSQILQNHNNYYYSGGESERMNSSAFHQTDDGYKYACDPALSLLSVEVETPAAPPPPPHQQLHYCPSTHHHQSSTTRTFTWDH
- the LOC125205639 gene encoding probable WRKY transcription factor 75, whose amino-acid sequence is MELDQIRRYQRVVLESSPLLAPPPHDLGKMKHEDQDGMMMGLVPEKDNNKGDKKSKKPRFAFQTRSQVDILDDGYRWRKYGQKAVKNNTFPRSYYRCTHEGCNVKKQIQRLCKDEGVVVTTYEGMHSHPIQKSTDNFDNILAQMQIYTSF